A window of Longispora fulva contains these coding sequences:
- the gap gene encoding type I glyceraldehyde-3-phosphate dehydrogenase, with protein MTTRVGINGFGRIGRNFYRAVLASDADIEIVAYNDLGDTATTAHLLRYDSVLGRLGHEIRASDTGITVAGRTTRAFAERDPANLPWGDLGADIVIESTGRFTDAAAARVHVDGGARKVVISAPATGADLTVVMGVNHDRYDPALHTILSNASCTTNCLAPMAMVLHEAVGITRGLMTTVHAYTGEQNLQDGPRPDLRRARAAALNIAPTSTGAAKAIGLVLPELAGRLDGFALRVPVPTGSATDLTFTAARPTSVEEVNAAMRAAADGRLKGILAYTEDPIVSSDIVTDPASCTFDAGLTKVIGDQVKVVGWYDNEWGYSNRLVDLVNLIG; from the coding sequence GTGACCACACGCGTGGGCATCAACGGCTTCGGCCGGATCGGCCGGAACTTCTACCGGGCGGTCCTCGCCTCCGACGCCGATATCGAGATCGTCGCCTACAACGACCTCGGCGACACTGCCACCACGGCGCACCTCCTGCGGTACGACAGCGTGCTCGGCCGCCTCGGCCACGAGATCCGGGCCTCCGACACCGGCATCACGGTCGCCGGCCGCACCACCCGGGCGTTCGCCGAGCGCGACCCGGCCAACCTGCCGTGGGGCGACCTGGGCGCCGACATCGTCATCGAGTCCACGGGGCGGTTCACCGACGCGGCGGCGGCCCGGGTGCACGTCGACGGCGGCGCGCGGAAGGTGGTCATCTCCGCCCCGGCCACCGGCGCGGACCTGACGGTCGTCATGGGCGTCAACCACGACCGGTACGACCCTGCGCTGCACACGATCCTGTCCAACGCCTCCTGCACCACCAACTGCCTGGCCCCGATGGCCATGGTCCTGCACGAGGCCGTGGGCATCACCCGGGGCCTGATGACCACCGTGCACGCATACACCGGGGAGCAGAACCTCCAGGACGGGCCCCGCCCCGACCTGCGCCGGGCCCGGGCCGCGGCACTCAACATCGCCCCGACCTCGACCGGCGCGGCGAAGGCGATCGGCCTGGTCCTGCCGGAGCTCGCCGGCCGGCTGGACGGCTTCGCCCTGCGGGTGCCGGTCCCCACCGGCTCGGCGACGGACCTGACCTTCACCGCCGCGCGCCCCACCTCCGTCGAGGAGGTCAACGCCGCCATGCGGGCCGCGGCCGACGGGCGACTCAAGGGCATCCTGGCCTACACCGAGGACCCGATCGTCTCCTCCGACATCGTCACCGACCCGGCGTCCTGCACGTTCGACGCGGGGCTGACGAAGGTGATCGGCGACCAGGTCAAGGTCGTCGGCTGGTACGACAACGAGTGGGGCTACTCCAACCGGCTCGTCGACCTGGTCAACCTGATCGGTTAG
- a CDS encoding collagenase produces MRKPLSMLAAVLIAVGMASPAAAAPQAPTRTKAPSASAPSVSGARTVTSVREPAHRQARPLTPDRLPPTALTSRQPEPVGRGTSLAASCTAADFSSRTGAALVSYVKASDVMTCINTLFSVAQSQAYGVFNEAQMTTIATAYRTNAQSYPGNNSTGTEQLVLFLRAGWYVQEQYPSTIPAYSAALTTAHAAALDAFFANPRSSDVNDANGEVLGESIILTDSAMLQHRYIALYKRMLTGYTSAYDPYYYMLAAVNDVYIPIFRGHWNAAYVTAVTSDPSLIDTLYAFARDHLNLLGGDWSVLATNAGAETARFLWHDATRVKTRPLAKGLLDRSSITGPTAGLWVAVAGQADYYDRANCSYYGTCDLANRLADAALPIRYNCDAGHTIWAQDLTSAELTATCTSVRNQDAYFHAIVADSGPVANDNNTNIRINVFNSSSDYRTYAGVIFNISTNNGGMYLEGDPAVAGNQANFVAYEAEWQRPTFAIWNLNHEYTHYLDGRYDTYGDFNAGQVVPDIWWIEGFAEYVSYSYRGVDYDDAIAEAGNHTYALSTLWQTTYANTNQTRTYNWGYLAVRYMLEKHRSDVLAILAKFRVGDYQGGYAYYSTTIGNRYDADFAAWLTACNAGACRGNGGVNQPPVAAFDAAVSGLTVNLTDRSTDSDGAIASRSWTFGDGGTSTAANPSRTYAAAGTYTVTLSVTDDKGATASTSRAVTVGGTQPCTDPNTQAMDRNCSRANRSATAGNLDYLWIYLPAGTTTLRVTTSGGTGNADLYYNPNTWATSTAYTARSTNAGNTETLTVTNTTAGYRYISLYAVTAFSGVTVTTSY; encoded by the coding sequence ATGCGCAAACCCCTCAGCATGCTCGCCGCGGTACTCATCGCGGTGGGCATGGCATCCCCGGCGGCGGCAGCCCCCCAGGCGCCGACGCGGACCAAGGCTCCTTCCGCGAGCGCACCGTCGGTGTCCGGTGCCCGGACCGTCACCAGCGTGCGCGAACCGGCGCACCGGCAGGCCAGGCCGCTCACGCCCGACCGGCTGCCACCGACGGCGTTGACGTCCCGCCAGCCGGAGCCTGTCGGACGCGGGACCTCGCTGGCCGCGTCGTGCACGGCGGCGGACTTCAGCTCCCGCACCGGTGCGGCCCTGGTCTCCTACGTCAAGGCCTCCGACGTGATGACCTGCATCAACACGCTGTTCAGCGTCGCGCAGAGCCAGGCGTACGGGGTGTTCAACGAAGCGCAGATGACCACCATCGCCACCGCGTACCGGACGAACGCGCAGTCCTACCCCGGCAACAACTCGACGGGTACCGAGCAGCTCGTGCTGTTCCTGCGGGCCGGCTGGTACGTGCAGGAGCAGTATCCCAGCACCATTCCCGCCTACAGTGCCGCGCTCACCACCGCGCACGCGGCGGCGCTGGACGCGTTCTTCGCCAACCCCCGCAGCTCCGACGTCAACGACGCCAACGGCGAGGTCCTCGGCGAGTCGATCATCCTGACCGACAGCGCCATGCTGCAGCACCGCTACATCGCCCTCTACAAGAGGATGCTCACCGGCTACACCAGTGCCTACGACCCGTACTACTACATGCTGGCGGCCGTCAACGACGTCTACATCCCGATCTTCCGGGGGCACTGGAACGCCGCGTACGTCACGGCGGTCACCTCCGACCCGTCGCTGATCGACACCCTGTACGCGTTCGCCCGCGACCACCTGAACCTGCTCGGCGGCGACTGGTCGGTGCTGGCGACCAACGCCGGCGCGGAGACCGCCCGGTTCCTGTGGCACGACGCGACCAGGGTGAAGACCCGGCCGCTCGCGAAGGGTCTGCTCGACCGGTCGTCGATCACCGGCCCCACGGCGGGGCTGTGGGTGGCGGTCGCGGGTCAGGCCGACTACTACGACCGGGCGAACTGCTCCTACTACGGCACGTGCGACCTGGCGAACCGGCTGGCCGACGCGGCCCTGCCGATCCGCTACAACTGCGACGCCGGGCACACGATCTGGGCCCAGGACCTCACGTCGGCCGAGTTGACCGCGACGTGCACCAGCGTGCGCAACCAGGACGCCTACTTCCACGCCATCGTGGCCGACTCCGGTCCCGTGGCCAACGACAACAACACCAACATCCGGATCAACGTCTTCAACTCCAGCTCCGACTACCGGACGTACGCCGGCGTGATCTTCAACATCAGTACCAACAACGGCGGCATGTACCTGGAGGGTGACCCGGCCGTCGCCGGCAACCAGGCGAACTTCGTCGCCTACGAGGCCGAGTGGCAGCGGCCCACCTTCGCGATCTGGAACCTCAACCACGAGTACACCCACTACCTCGACGGCCGCTACGACACCTACGGCGACTTCAACGCCGGCCAGGTCGTCCCGGACATCTGGTGGATCGAGGGCTTCGCCGAGTACGTCTCCTACAGTTACCGCGGCGTCGACTACGACGACGCGATCGCCGAGGCCGGCAACCACACCTACGCGCTGAGCACCCTGTGGCAGACCACCTACGCCAACACCAACCAGACCCGCACCTACAACTGGGGCTACCTGGCGGTGCGCTACATGCTGGAGAAACACCGCTCCGACGTGCTGGCCATCCTCGCGAAGTTCCGGGTCGGCGACTACCAGGGCGGCTACGCCTACTACTCCACCACCATCGGCAACCGCTACGACGCCGACTTCGCCGCGTGGCTGACCGCCTGCAACGCCGGCGCCTGCCGGGGGAACGGCGGGGTCAACCAGCCCCCGGTCGCGGCCTTCGACGCTGCGGTCTCCGGGCTGACGGTGAACCTCACCGACCGCTCGACCGACTCCGACGGCGCCATCGCGTCGCGGTCGTGGACCTTCGGTGACGGCGGCACGTCCACCGCCGCCAACCCGAGCCGCACCTACGCTGCGGCCGGCACCTACACCGTCACCCTGTCCGTCACCGACGACAAGGGAGCCACCGCCAGCACCAGCCGGGCCGTCACCGTCGGCGGCACACAGCCGTGCACCGACCCGAACACCCAGGCCATGGACCGCAACTGCTCCCGGGCCAACCGCTCGGCCACCGCGGGCAACCTCGACTACCTGTGGATCTACCTGCCGGCCGGCACCACGACCCTGAGGGTCACCACCAGCGGCGGCACCGGCAACGCCGACCTCTACTACAACCCGAACACGTGGGCGACCAGCACCGCCTACACCGCACGTTCCACCAACGCGGGCAACACCGAGACCCTGACCGTCACCAACACCACCGCGGGCTACCGCTACATCAGCCTGTACGCGGTGACCGCCTTCTCCGGCGTCACCGTCACGACCAGCTACTAG
- a CDS encoding TetR/AcrR family transcriptional regulator: MPTHARDRLLDTAERLFYAEGIRAVGVERILAESGVGRASLYRHFPGKDDLVLAVLRRRDADWRHWLADAVDASGAGPADRPLAVFDALAERFARADFRGCAFINTIVEAADPDSPAHRVADEHKRAVTAYLEKVLVSAGHRDRDLAEQFTLLVDGALVTALRERSPRAAGRARAIAAALLAAATPDAG, from the coding sequence ATGCCCACCCACGCCCGCGACCGCCTCCTCGACACCGCCGAGCGGCTGTTCTACGCCGAGGGCATCCGCGCGGTCGGTGTCGAACGGATCCTCGCCGAGTCCGGGGTCGGCCGCGCGTCCCTGTACCGGCACTTCCCCGGCAAGGACGACCTGGTCCTCGCGGTGCTCCGCCGCCGCGACGCCGACTGGCGCCATTGGCTCGCCGACGCCGTGGACGCCAGTGGGGCCGGGCCCGCCGACCGCCCCCTGGCGGTGTTCGACGCGCTGGCCGAGCGGTTCGCGCGCGCCGACTTCCGCGGCTGCGCGTTCATCAACACCATCGTGGAGGCCGCGGACCCCGACAGCCCCGCGCACCGGGTGGCCGACGAGCACAAGCGGGCCGTGACGGCGTACCTGGAAAAGGTGTTGGTCTCCGCCGGCCACCGCGACCGCGACCTCGCGGAGCAGTTCACCCTGCTCGTCGATGGCGCCCTGGTCACGGCACTGCGGGAGCGGTCGCCGCGCGCGGCCGGCCGGGCCAGGGCGATCGCCGCGGCACTGCTGGCTGCGGCGACCCCGGACGCCGGATGA
- a CDS encoding TIGR03086 family metal-binding protein, translating into MPSTPPREPADAFASATDADLVALDAQAVAVSVDLVAHVTAADLDRPTPCAGWTLHGLLAHMGTQHHGFAAASTGDGDFARWRLRPLGPDHVATYREAADVVLASFTAPGVLDRAFPLPELTTTRSFPARDAISFHLIDYVVHSWDVARTLGVEVRFDQRLLDVALGVARTVPVGGYRTAPGTPFGPVVPWTAETRLDEIVALLGRSPAWPH; encoded by the coding sequence ATGCCTTCCACTCCTCCGCGCGAGCCGGCCGACGCGTTCGCCTCCGCCACCGACGCCGACCTGGTGGCGCTCGACGCCCAAGCCGTCGCCGTCAGCGTCGACCTGGTCGCCCACGTCACCGCCGCCGACCTGGATCGGCCCACACCCTGCGCCGGCTGGACCCTGCACGGGCTGCTGGCCCACATGGGCACCCAGCACCACGGATTCGCCGCGGCGTCCACAGGCGACGGCGACTTCGCCCGGTGGCGGCTGCGCCCGCTGGGCCCGGACCACGTCGCGACCTACCGCGAGGCGGCCGATGTCGTGCTGGCGTCGTTCACCGCGCCGGGCGTCCTCGACCGCGCGTTCCCGCTGCCGGAGCTGACCACCACGCGATCGTTCCCGGCCCGCGACGCGATCAGCTTCCACCTCATCGACTACGTGGTGCACTCCTGGGACGTCGCCCGCACGCTGGGCGTCGAGGTGCGCTTCGATCAGCGCCTGCTGGACGTGGCCCTCGGCGTCGCCCGGACCGTGCCCGTCGGCGGGTACCGGACCGCGCCGGGCACGCCGTTCGGGCCGGTGGTGCCGTGGACGGCGGAGACGCGGCTGGACGAGATCGTGGCCCTGCTCGGCCGCTCCCCCGCCTGGCCGCACTGA
- the pepN gene encoding aminopeptidase N, translating to MPALQRTEARTRAHLIDVHGYQLDLDLTRGEDVFGCTTVIRFSCARPGADTFLDLRPAALNRVVLNGRPLDPAGLDDHRLALTDLAAENELLVEADMAYSRTGEGLHRFTDPTDDARYVYAACGPDHAPRMFPCFDQPDLKAPFTVAVTAPPEWTVLANAAGEARGAGRWEFAPTLPISTYLVTVVGGPLHSVHDEHDGIPLGLHCRRSLAADLDREADELFEVTRASFDRLHELFAERYVFGRYDQAFVPELNWGAMENPGCVVFAEEALFHSPPTEAQRTQRAVVVAHEMAHMWFGDLVTMRWWDDLWLNESFAEYLGFRIAAENTRFTDAWTGFAVARKHFGFDADQRPTTHPVAATGLESLSEAMANFDGIAYAKGAAVLRQLVAWLGDEAFFAGVNAHLARHRFGNAELADLLDALAAASGRDVHGWAELWLRTSGMDSLRVERGTLVATGTRPHLVAVGVFDGEPPVLRDRHDLEVPPGGRIALPEPARGGPPQTASAPPAHSFTSEATSARPGGGREREAGFVLPNLGDLTWAKVRLDDSSWREVARTLSRIADPETRAVLWSIARDMVRDADLAPRAYLDLVAEHLPAERLDSIVEAVLTFAGTRVVDSYLPPDERPAGHELLAGVGRRLLDAPDAAPGLRLAALRATIDNAVGDPAGLEKLLAGADLGTELRWAALTRLAAGDAIDDDRLAAELAADPSSSAHLGAATARAALPGAEAKERAWGVLFGADAPSTYVLAATARGFWQSGATEEYVRRYFADVAGVGERGDIVAMTLGGRALFPVGHSTPGTVRAAEECLAGPDLTPALRRALADQLDELHRAVRIRAAG from the coding sequence ATGCCAGCACTTCAGCGCACGGAGGCGCGCACCCGCGCCCACCTGATCGACGTCCACGGCTACCAGCTGGACCTGGACCTGACCCGCGGCGAGGACGTCTTCGGGTGCACGACGGTGATCCGGTTCTCCTGCGCCCGACCCGGCGCCGACACGTTCCTGGACCTGCGGCCGGCGGCCCTGAACCGCGTCGTGCTCAACGGCCGGCCGCTCGACCCCGCAGGCCTCGACGACCACCGGCTCGCCCTCACCGACCTGGCCGCGGAGAACGAGCTGCTCGTCGAGGCCGACATGGCGTACTCGCGGACGGGCGAGGGCCTGCACCGGTTCACCGACCCGACCGACGACGCCCGGTACGTGTACGCGGCGTGCGGCCCCGACCACGCCCCGCGGATGTTCCCCTGTTTCGACCAGCCGGACCTCAAGGCCCCGTTCACCGTGGCGGTGACCGCGCCTCCGGAGTGGACGGTGCTGGCCAACGCCGCCGGTGAGGCGCGCGGGGCCGGGCGGTGGGAGTTCGCACCGACGCTGCCGATCAGCACCTACCTGGTGACGGTGGTCGGCGGGCCGTTGCACTCGGTGCACGACGAGCACGACGGCATCCCGCTCGGCCTGCACTGCCGCCGTTCGCTGGCCGCGGACCTGGACAGGGAGGCCGACGAGCTGTTCGAGGTGACCCGGGCGTCCTTCGACCGGCTGCACGAGCTGTTCGCCGAGCGGTATGTGTTCGGCCGCTACGACCAGGCCTTCGTCCCCGAGCTGAACTGGGGCGCGATGGAGAACCCCGGCTGCGTGGTGTTCGCCGAGGAGGCGCTGTTCCACTCGCCGCCCACCGAGGCCCAGCGGACCCAGCGGGCCGTGGTCGTCGCGCACGAGATGGCGCACATGTGGTTCGGCGACCTGGTCACGATGCGCTGGTGGGACGACCTGTGGCTCAACGAGTCCTTCGCCGAGTACCTGGGCTTCCGGATCGCGGCGGAGAACACCCGCTTCACCGACGCGTGGACCGGGTTCGCCGTGGCCCGCAAGCACTTCGGGTTCGACGCCGACCAGCGCCCCACGACGCACCCGGTCGCCGCCACCGGCCTGGAGAGCCTGTCGGAGGCCATGGCCAACTTCGACGGCATCGCCTACGCCAAGGGCGCGGCCGTGCTCCGGCAGCTGGTCGCGTGGCTGGGCGACGAGGCGTTCTTCGCCGGGGTCAACGCGCACCTGGCCCGGCACCGGTTCGGCAACGCCGAACTGGCCGACCTGCTCGACGCGCTCGCCGCCGCGAGCGGCCGGGACGTGCACGGCTGGGCGGAGCTGTGGCTGCGGACCAGTGGCATGGACTCCCTGCGGGTGGAGCGGGGGACCCTCGTGGCCACCGGCACCCGGCCGCACCTGGTGGCCGTCGGCGTGTTCGACGGCGAGCCGCCGGTGCTCCGGGACCGGCACGACCTGGAGGTGCCGCCCGGCGGGCGGATCGCGCTCCCGGAGCCGGCGCGCGGCGGCCCGCCGCAGACCGCCTCCGCGCCTCCGGCGCACAGCTTCACCTCGGAGGCCACTTCCGCGCGACCCGGCGGCGGCCGGGAGCGGGAAGCCGGATTCGTGCTGCCCAACCTGGGCGACCTGACCTGGGCCAAGGTCCGCCTCGACGACTCCTCCTGGCGGGAGGTCGCCCGGACGCTGTCCCGGATCGCCGACCCGGAGACCCGGGCCGTGCTGTGGTCGATCGCCCGCGACATGGTGCGCGACGCGGACCTCGCCCCGCGGGCGTACCTCGACCTCGTCGCCGAGCACCTGCCCGCCGAGCGCCTCGACTCGATCGTCGAGGCGGTGCTCACCTTCGCCGGCACGAGGGTCGTCGACAGCTACCTCCCGCCGGACGAGCGTCCGGCCGGACACGAGCTGCTCGCCGGGGTCGGTCGCCGGCTGCTCGACGCCCCCGACGCGGCCCCGGGGCTGCGGTTGGCGGCGCTGCGCGCGACGATCGACAACGCGGTCGGCGACCCGGCCGGCCTGGAGAAGCTGCTGGCCGGTGCCGACCTGGGCACTGAGCTGCGCTGGGCGGCCCTGACCCGGCTCGCCGCCGGGGACGCGATCGACGACGACCGCCTCGCCGCCGAGCTGGCCGCCGATCCGAGCAGCAGCGCGCACCTGGGCGCGGCGACGGCCCGGGCGGCGCTGCCCGGGGCCGAGGCCAAGGAACGCGCCTGGGGCGTGCTGTTCGGTGCGGACGCCCCGTCCACGTACGTCCTCGCCGCCACGGCGCGGGGCTTCTGGCAGTCGGGCGCGACGGAGGAGTATGTCCGCCGGTACTTCGCCGACGTTGCCGGCGTCGGCGAACGCGGCGACATCGTGGCGATGACGCTGGGCGGCCGGGCGCTGTTCCCGGTGGGCCACTCCACGCCGGGGACCGTGCGGGCGGCGGAGGAGTGCCTGGCCGGCCCGGACCTGACGCCGGCGCTGCGCAGGGCCCTTGCCGACCAGCTCGACGAGCTGCACCGGGCGGTGCGGATCCGGGCGGCGGGCTGA